The following proteins are encoded in a genomic region of Cervus elaphus chromosome 15, mCerEla1.1, whole genome shotgun sequence:
- the ADIRF gene encoding adipogenesis regulatory factor, with product MASKGLQDLKKQVEGAAQEAVTSAGTAAQQVVDQATEAGQKAMDQVAKTTQETIDKTANQASETFSGFGKKFGLLK from the exons ATGGCCAGCAAAGGCTTGCAGGACCTGAAGAAGCAAGTGGAGGGGGCGGCCCAGGAAGCCG TGACTTCGGCAGGAACAGCGGCTCAGCAAGTGGTGGATCAGGCTACAGAAGCGGGGCAGAAAG ccATGGACCAGGTTGCTAAGACTACCCAGGAAACCATCGACAAGACTGCTAACCAGGCCTCTGAGACTTTCTCGGGTTTTGGGAAAAAATTTGGCCTCCTGAAATGA
- the FAM25A gene encoding protein FAM25A, whose product MGCGGLMLPEDHFSSHSTGVAPPSFFLLPPVLTHHQGEGLCPGARPGIRGIYKSRLLQAPASCLITTCCHTMLGGLGKLAAEGLAHRTEKATEEAVHVVEGVVKEVIDHAKEAGEKAIADALKKAHESGDKVVKEVTETVTNTVTNAVTHAAEGLGKLGQ is encoded by the exons ATGGGGTGTGGGGGTCTCATGCTGCCAGAGGATCACTTCTCCAGCCACAGCACTGGGGTGGCCCCACCCAGCTTCTTCCTTCTGCCGCCTGTGCTGACTCACCACCAGGGTGAGGGCTTGTGTCCCGGAGCCCGGCCGGGCATCAGAGGCATCTATAAAAGCAGACTGCTCCAGGCCCCAGCATCCTGCTTGATTACCACCTGTTGCCACACAATGCTGGGAGGCCTGGGGAAGCTAGCTGCCGAAGGCCTGGCCCACCGCACAGAGAAGGCCACCGAGGAAGCTG TTCACGTTGTGGAGGGAGTGGTGAAGGAGGTGATAGATCATGCTAAGGAGGCTGGAGAGAAAG CCATTGCTGATGCTTTAAAGAAGGCCCACGAGTCGGGGGACAAAGTGGTAAAAGAAGTCACTGAGACAGTGACCAACACAGTCACGAATGCTGTCACGCATGCAGCAGAAGGCCTGGGCAAACTGGGACAGTGA